One window from the genome of Halostella litorea encodes:
- a CDS encoding ABC transporter ATP-binding protein — MTDRTADRRPEADPVLAVDGVSLSFGEVTVFEDVSARFPPGTVTALVGPNGSGKTSLAEVVAGLRRPDAGDVALAATGERPVGFLPQAPRFRPSLTVAETLRFYADLLDGPTDVEAAMAGVGLAGAADRRVDALSGGMRRLLGLATGFLGDPALAVLDEPTSGLDPRMTRRVFEAAATRAEGGTAVLLTTHDLTAAADADRVLVLDRGGVVARGSPAELVERTGTDSLAAAFFEAVGTEATVRTGVT, encoded by the coding sequence ATGACTGATCGGACAGCCGACCGTCGCCCGGAGGCCGACCCGGTCCTCGCGGTCGACGGCGTGTCCCTCTCGTTCGGCGAGGTGACGGTCTTCGAGGACGTCTCCGCCCGCTTTCCGCCCGGCACGGTGACGGCGCTCGTCGGCCCGAACGGCTCGGGGAAGACGTCGCTCGCCGAAGTCGTCGCCGGCCTGCGCCGCCCCGACGCGGGCGACGTCGCCCTGGCCGCGACGGGCGAGCGCCCGGTCGGCTTCCTCCCGCAGGCCCCGCGGTTCCGCCCCTCCCTCACCGTCGCGGAGACGCTCCGCTTCTACGCCGACCTCCTCGACGGCCCGACGGACGTCGAGGCCGCGATGGCGGGGGTCGGGCTGGCGGGCGCCGCCGACCGGCGGGTCGACGCGCTGTCGGGCGGGATGCGGCGGCTGCTCGGGCTCGCGACTGGCTTCCTCGGCGACCCTGCGCTCGCCGTGCTCGACGAGCCGACGAGCGGGCTCGACCCCCGGATGACCCGGCGGGTGTTCGAGGCCGCCGCGACGCGGGCCGAGGGCGGGACGGCCGTGCTCCTGACGACCCACGACCTGACCGCCGCGGCCGACGCCGACCGCGTGCTCGTCCTCGACCGGGGCGGGGTCGTCGCCCGCGGGAGCCCGGCGGAACTGGTCGAGCGGACCGGGACGGACTCGCTTGCCGCCGCCTTCTTCGAGGCGGTCGGGACGGAGGCGACGGTCCGGACGGGGGTGACCTGA
- a CDS encoding potassium channel family protein produces MNGPGRLVEALARRTLLRRTLRPVVAFAAVVVAGVAGFSALGGVGVVDALFWLLDPTSIELHFREHDGPARPVKAYAIVVLSGLVVAGLWIGETLLSAAFGGRIREELRDMQLEGNIDALEDHVVICGYGTFGKTVAGRLREADRDVVVVERQEAQYERAIEDGVLAVSGDARRDETLVDAGVKRADTVVGAIDDSNANIQISIAASQLAPTVTLVVRAGDERDETLARRAGADEVVIPEVVSGEQVSTDI; encoded by the coding sequence ATGAACGGCCCCGGTCGGCTCGTCGAGGCGCTCGCACGGCGGACGCTGCTCCGTCGAACGCTGCGACCCGTCGTCGCGTTCGCGGCCGTCGTCGTGGCCGGCGTCGCGGGCTTTAGCGCCCTCGGTGGCGTCGGTGTCGTCGACGCGCTGTTCTGGCTGCTCGACCCGACGAGCATCGAGCTTCACTTCCGGGAGCACGACGGCCCGGCGCGACCGGTCAAGGCCTACGCCATCGTCGTGCTCTCCGGGCTGGTCGTCGCCGGCCTGTGGATCGGCGAGACGCTGTTGTCCGCCGCGTTCGGCGGGCGGATACGGGAGGAACTCAGGGACATGCAACTCGAAGGGAACATCGACGCGCTAGAGGACCACGTCGTGATCTGCGGGTACGGCACGTTCGGGAAGACCGTCGCCGGCCGGCTCCGCGAGGCGGACCGCGACGTGGTCGTCGTCGAACGGCAGGAGGCACAGTACGAGCGGGCGATAGAGGACGGCGTCCTCGCCGTCAGCGGCGACGCCCGGCGGGACGAGACGCTCGTCGACGCCGGCGTCAAACGGGCCGACACCGTCGTCGGCGCGATCGACGACTCCAACGCGAACATCCAGATCTCCATCGCCGCGAGCCAGCTCGCCCCGACGGTCACCCTCGTCGTGCGCGCGGGTGACGAGCGCGACGAGACGCTCGCCCGGCGCGCGGGCGCGGACGAAGTCGTCATCCCGGAGGTCGTCAGCGGCGAACAGGTGTCGACCGACATCTGA
- a CDS encoding glycosyltransferase family 4 protein: MRVSHYFEWEEQITGGHAQSVRQQRQILDRLGIEYTTEPDLSADVLHLNNMGPKSVYYARKARKRGVPVVVHAHQTAEDFEESFAFSNALAKPLRPYLEYAYSLADLLVCPSEHNRAVIEEYVDVPTVVVSNGFDPDRLTDFADLRAEYRERYDLDGLVAFMVGHVIERKGLSAFVETARAMPDVEFVWFGYLDPTGGGAIDRLLRSRETTKTVERAPANCTFTGYVEDIRGAFAAGDAFFFPTKNENEGMALLEAMACGKPPVVRDIPTFEWLEDGTHCLKAERDFVDPLDRLRDADLRDRIGGNAAEKSERFEIAQIAEKYEDVYGRVT; encoded by the coding sequence ATGCGCGTCAGCCACTACTTCGAGTGGGAAGAGCAGATCACCGGCGGGCACGCCCAGTCGGTGCGCCAGCAGCGCCAGATACTCGACCGGCTCGGCATCGAGTACACGACCGAACCGGACCTGTCGGCCGACGTGCTCCACCTCAACAACATGGGGCCCAAGTCCGTCTACTACGCGCGGAAGGCCCGAAAGCGGGGCGTGCCCGTCGTCGTCCACGCTCACCAGACCGCCGAGGACTTCGAGGAGAGCTTCGCGTTCTCGAACGCGCTCGCGAAGCCGCTCCGGCCGTACCTGGAGTACGCGTACTCGCTGGCGGACCTGCTCGTCTGTCCCTCCGAGCACAACCGCGCGGTGATAGAGGAGTACGTCGACGTCCCGACGGTCGTCGTCAGCAACGGGTTCGACCCGGACCGGCTGACCGACTTCGCGGACCTGCGGGCGGAGTACCGCGAGCGGTACGACCTCGACGGCCTCGTCGCGTTCATGGTCGGCCACGTCATCGAGCGCAAGGGGCTGTCCGCGTTCGTCGAGACGGCCCGGGCGATGCCCGACGTCGAGTTCGTCTGGTTCGGCTACCTCGACCCGACGGGCGGCGGCGCGATAGACCGCCTGCTGCGGAGCCGCGAGACGACGAAGACCGTCGAGCGCGCGCCGGCGAACTGCACGTTCACGGGGTACGTCGAGGACATCCGGGGGGCGTTCGCCGCCGGCGACGCCTTCTTCTTCCCGACGAAAAACGAGAACGAGGGGATGGCGCTGCTGGAGGCGATGGCCTGCGGCAAGCCGCCCGTCGTCCGGGACATCCCCACGTTCGAGTGGCTGGAGGACGGCACGCACTGCCTCAAGGCCGAGCGCGACTTCGTCGACCCGCTGGACCGCCTCCGGGACGCCGACCTCCGCGACCGGATCGGCGGGAACGCCGCCGAGAAGAGCGAGCGGTTCGAGATAGCGCAGATCGCCGAGAAGTACGAGGACGTGTACGGCCGCGTGACGTGA
- a CDS encoding NosD domain-containing protein — MHSRHLAVAVAALVVLGAVPFWVAPDRGAATVPFEQTKQTGLPEHVVREAETTPLVIPRAEVYYSQYRYVVGYHGVTSLVASLRAQGKAAFGPPMRTYVSDFSGIDLSLTDEGHLRAPEAAPTKWVPAREAYFVVGSDASIPTRDAAIVPFSERRDAAAFADRHGGEVRRWAGAKRAGVGRLDRTTAEWERTVAGRLADANATASRAADLLDRPVSVVVGRDAPTLAAAVERAPPDTTVRVPAGTYRVDGLRVDKPLTIRGAGANETRVVGDGNGSVVTAGAARTAVADLALAGVGGNRSGADRDVDVPVAEDAWNYDIWKVHGYGDAAVVFDAAGGSLVADVRVNTTSNGVIARNSPNVTVSNLTLYGTKRWDDGFIGVVALGGRAVVRDSTFRGGKVGVYAHESDGVVVSNARMEGMMVGVFDFYGVRTTVTNSTVEDTWNAVYVEHRSYGTVVRGNRLRNSRNGVLVAGQANYVAENTLVHNRNGIAVRGGFSRYERNVVAYNRRGFRAMSFFPTNRVSGNDVVGNGRPAEIDAFNVLHVWRGNHWAGAPGVDADGDGRLSRSYRPTGTVDSRVADAPGTPTLARSPTVSFIRALRDVVPGIRGGGLVDAGPRAHPTRPGTVARVVGAYDGVGQHADDDPWDFRQ; from the coding sequence ATGCACTCGCGGCACCTGGCCGTGGCCGTCGCCGCCCTCGTCGTGCTCGGCGCGGTCCCGTTCTGGGTCGCGCCGGACCGCGGGGCGGCGACGGTCCCCTTCGAGCAGACCAAACAGACCGGGCTGCCGGAACACGTCGTCCGCGAGGCCGAGACCACCCCGCTCGTGATCCCGCGGGCGGAGGTGTACTACTCGCAGTACCGCTACGTCGTCGGCTACCACGGCGTCACGTCGCTGGTCGCGTCGCTCCGGGCACAGGGGAAGGCGGCGTTCGGCCCGCCGATGCGGACGTACGTCTCCGACTTCTCCGGGATCGACCTCTCGCTGACCGACGAGGGGCACCTCCGTGCCCCGGAGGCCGCGCCGACGAAGTGGGTACCGGCCCGGGAGGCGTACTTCGTCGTCGGCAGCGACGCGTCGATCCCGACCCGCGACGCCGCCATCGTGCCGTTCTCGGAGCGGCGGGACGCCGCCGCCTTCGCCGACCGGCACGGCGGCGAGGTGCGGCGGTGGGCGGGCGCGAAGCGGGCGGGGGTCGGCCGCCTCGACCGGACGACCGCGGAGTGGGAGCGGACCGTCGCGGGGCGACTGGCCGACGCGAACGCGACCGCGTCACGGGCGGCCGACCTGCTCGACCGCCCCGTCTCCGTCGTCGTCGGCCGGGACGCGCCGACGCTCGCCGCCGCCGTCGAGCGGGCACCGCCCGACACCACCGTCCGCGTGCCCGCCGGCACCTACCGCGTCGACGGCCTCCGGGTCGACAAGCCGCTCACGATCCGCGGCGCGGGGGCAAACGAGACGCGCGTCGTTGGCGACGGCAACGGGAGCGTCGTCACGGCCGGCGCGGCGCGGACCGCCGTGGCGGACCTCGCGCTCGCCGGGGTCGGCGGGAACCGCAGCGGGGCCGACCGCGACGTCGACGTGCCCGTCGCCGAGGACGCCTGGAACTACGATATCTGGAAGGTCCACGGCTACGGCGACGCCGCGGTCGTGTTCGACGCCGCGGGCGGGTCGCTCGTTGCAGACGTCCGGGTCAACACCACGTCGAACGGCGTGATCGCCCGCAACAGCCCGAACGTGACCGTGTCGAACCTCACGCTGTACGGGACGAAGCGGTGGGACGACGGGTTCATCGGCGTCGTCGCGCTCGGCGGCCGCGCGGTCGTCCGGGACTCGACGTTCCGCGGCGGCAAGGTCGGCGTGTACGCCCACGAGTCCGACGGCGTCGTCGTCTCGAACGCCCGGATGGAGGGGATGATGGTCGGCGTGTTCGACTTCTACGGGGTCCGGACGACGGTGACGAACTCCACGGTCGAGGACACCTGGAACGCCGTCTACGTCGAACACCGGTCGTACGGCACGGTGGTCCGGGGGAACCGCCTGCGGAACAGCCGCAACGGCGTCCTCGTCGCCGGGCAGGCCAACTACGTCGCCGAAAACACGCTGGTCCACAACCGCAACGGGATCGCCGTCCGCGGGGGGTTCTCCCGATACGAACGCAACGTGGTGGCGTACAACCGGCGCGGGTTCCGCGCGATGTCGTTTTTCCCGACCAACCGGGTGAGCGGGAACGACGTCGTCGGGAACGGTCGCCCCGCCGAGATAGACGCGTTCAACGTGCTCCACGTCTGGCGCGGGAACCACTGGGCGGGCGCGCCGGGCGTCGACGCCGACGGCGACGGGCGGCTCTCCCGGTCCTACCGGCCGACCGGCACCGTCGACAGCCGCGTCGCGGACGCCCCCGGCACGCCGACGCTCGCCCGGTCCCCGACCGTCTCGTTCATCCGGGCGCTCCGGGACGTGGTCCCGGGGATCCGCGGCGGGGGACTGGTCGACGCCGGGCCGCGCGCCCACCCGACGCGCCCCGGCACGGTCGCCCGCGTCGTCGGGGCGTACGACGGCGTCGGGCAACACGCCGACGACGACCCGTGGGACTTCCGGCAGTGA
- a CDS encoding deoxyribonuclease IV produces the protein MRVGAHVSIAGGVDNAVERQRDVGGNCGQIFTHSPQVWQDPNIGDDEAEAFRAGTAEKLDGPWVIHSSYLVNLCTPKDDLREKSIDSMQKEVDAADTLGIEYVNVHLGAHTGAGVDGGLDNAASALDELDVPDGVTVLVESDAGSGTKLGGDFEHLAEVLDRSEQDLDVCLDTAHAFAAGYDLSTAEGVEETVAEFDEVVGLEHLECVHLNDSKHDCGTNKDEHAHIGEGLIGEEGMRAFINHPDLADVPLVLETPNEDGKGFAWNVDRVRELRED, from the coding sequence ATGCGAGTCGGAGCACACGTGTCGATCGCCGGCGGCGTCGACAACGCCGTCGAGCGACAGCGCGACGTCGGCGGGAACTGCGGTCAGATATTCACCCACTCCCCACAGGTGTGGCAGGACCCCAACATCGGCGACGACGAGGCCGAGGCGTTCCGGGCGGGGACGGCCGAGAAACTCGACGGGCCGTGGGTGATCCACTCCTCGTACCTCGTGAACCTCTGTACGCCGAAGGACGACCTGCGGGAGAAGTCGATCGACTCGATGCAGAAGGAGGTCGACGCGGCCGACACACTCGGCATCGAATACGTCAACGTCCACCTCGGAGCCCACACCGGCGCGGGCGTCGACGGCGGCCTCGACAACGCCGCGAGCGCGCTGGACGAACTGGACGTGCCCGACGGCGTCACGGTGCTGGTCGAGAGCGACGCGGGGAGCGGCACGAAACTGGGCGGCGACTTCGAGCACCTCGCGGAAGTGCTCGACCGCTCCGAGCAGGACCTGGACGTCTGTCTCGACACCGCCCACGCGTTCGCCGCGGGCTACGACCTCTCGACCGCCGAGGGCGTCGAGGAGACGGTCGCGGAGTTCGACGAGGTCGTCGGGCTGGAGCACCTGGAGTGCGTCCACCTCAACGACTCCAAACACGACTGTGGCACGAACAAGGACGAACACGCCCACATCGGCGAAGGCCTGATCGGCGAGGAGGGGATGCGCGCGTTCATCAACCACCCCGACCTCGCGGACGTGCCGCTCGTGCTGGAGACGCCCAACGAGGACGGCAAGGGCTTCGCCTGGAACGTCGACCGCGTCCGCGAACTCCGCGAGGACTGA
- a CDS encoding lipoate--protein ligase family protein: MTDDSGLGSPLSDDDWRLVREERRSGAMNMALDEVAAATASSGGPRTVRVYQWGPSCLSLGYRQDPDTVDWAYCDRSGVDVVRRQTGGGGIYHDTVADISYSIVAPADELPGDLMECYDLLCTPIVETFRRLGVYAEFAEDDLPAIHEPACYLRAVHPAHDLLCGGRKISGNAQYRRKDAVIQHGSLRFDLDVDRHLSVFSNPEASREEFSGRVTSITDHADVSREETVETLEECLAEWADARDGGWSDQELDDARLRAERKYESESWNRHREDPT; the protein is encoded by the coding sequence ATGACCGACGATTCCGGGCTTGGGTCCCCGCTTTCCGACGACGACTGGCGGCTCGTCCGCGAGGAACGGCGCTCCGGCGCGATGAACATGGCGCTGGACGAGGTCGCCGCGGCGACCGCCTCGTCGGGCGGGCCGCGAACGGTCAGGGTGTACCAGTGGGGCCCGAGCTGTCTCTCGCTCGGCTACCGGCAGGACCCCGACACGGTCGACTGGGCGTACTGCGACCGGAGCGGCGTGGACGTGGTCCGCCGGCAGACCGGCGGCGGCGGGATCTACCACGACACGGTGGCCGACATCTCCTACTCCATCGTCGCGCCGGCCGACGAACTGCCGGGCGACCTCATGGAGTGTTACGACCTGCTCTGTACGCCGATCGTCGAGACGTTCCGCCGGCTGGGCGTGTACGCGGAGTTCGCCGAGGACGACCTGCCGGCGATCCACGAGCCGGCCTGCTACCTCCGGGCGGTCCACCCCGCCCACGACCTGCTCTGTGGCGGGCGCAAGATCAGCGGCAACGCCCAGTACCGCCGGAAGGACGCCGTGATCCAGCATGGGTCGCTGCGGTTCGACCTCGACGTCGACCGGCACCTGAGCGTCTTCTCGAACCCCGAGGCCAGCCGCGAGGAGTTCTCCGGCCGTGTGACGAGCATCACCGACCACGCCGACGTGTCGCGGGAGGAGACCGTCGAGACGCTGGAGGAGTGCCTCGCCGAGTGGGCCGACGCCCGCGACGGCGGCTGGAGCGACCAGGAACTCGACGACGCACGGCTCCGCGCCGAGCGGAAGTACGAGAGCGAGTCGTGGAACCGCCACCGCGAGGACCCGACGTAG
- a CDS encoding class I SAM-dependent methyltransferase, giving the protein MWADSRAALAPLGLSDADRVLDVGCGTGELSRVLAEECPGEVVGVDADPGLLAVAGEHVPVVAGDATRLPFPDDSFDLVTCQALLINLPDPAAAVREFARVSRDRVAAVEPDNGAVSVESTVDAEARLEGRARDAYLAGVPTDVSLGGTGTRRAFDEAGLTDVETRRYDHERTVAPPYSEPALADAKRKASGAGLADDRATMLDGDLSAEAFDALRSEWRAMGRDVVEQMRDGDYRRTEVVPFFVTVGRV; this is encoded by the coding sequence ATGTGGGCCGACTCCCGCGCGGCGCTGGCCCCGCTGGGGCTGTCCGACGCCGACCGCGTCCTCGACGTGGGCTGCGGCACGGGGGAACTGAGCCGCGTCCTCGCCGAGGAGTGCCCCGGCGAGGTCGTCGGCGTCGACGCCGACCCGGGGCTGCTGGCCGTCGCCGGCGAGCACGTCCCCGTCGTCGCGGGCGACGCGACGCGGCTCCCCTTCCCCGACGACTCCTTCGACCTGGTGACCTGCCAGGCGCTTTTGATCAACCTGCCCGACCCCGCGGCGGCGGTCCGGGAGTTCGCGCGCGTCTCCCGGGACCGCGTCGCCGCCGTGGAGCCGGACAACGGCGCTGTCAGCGTCGAGTCGACGGTCGACGCGGAGGCCCGACTGGAGGGCCGGGCGCGCGACGCCTACCTCGCCGGCGTGCCGACCGACGTGTCGCTGGGCGGGACCGGCACCCGGCGGGCGTTCGACGAGGCCGGCCTGACCGACGTCGAGACGCGGCGCTACGACCACGAGCGGACCGTCGCGCCGCCGTACTCCGAGCCGGCGCTGGCGGACGCGAAACGGAAGGCCAGCGGCGCGGGGCTGGCCGACGACCGCGCGACGATGCTCGACGGCGACCTCTCGGCGGAGGCGTTCGACGCGCTCCGGAGCGAGTGGCGCGCGATGGGCCGGGACGTGGTCGAGCAGATGCGGGACGGCGACTACCGCCGGACCGAGGTCGTCCCCTTCTTCGTCACCGTCGGGCGGGTGTAA
- a CDS encoding DUF5789 family protein, with protein MARTVKLNETDALLSDLDYPVSREAAIDEYDDVTLSLADGEANMSEVLDGSSAERFDSADELESELMNLLPRNAVGEPYQSEGEG; from the coding sequence ATGGCTCGGACCGTCAAGCTGAACGAGACCGACGCGCTCCTTTCGGACCTCGACTACCCCGTCTCGCGCGAAGCGGCCATCGACGAGTACGACGACGTGACGCTCAGCCTCGCCGACGGCGAGGCGAACATGAGCGAGGTGCTCGACGGCTCCAGCGCGGAGCGGTTCGACAGCGCGGACGAACTGGAGAGCGAACTGATGAACCTGCTGCCGCGCAACGCCGTGGGCGAACCGTACCAGTCCGAAGGGGAGGGATAG
- a CDS encoding copper ABC transporter permease has product MVDAERFTKVFERELATLRRSRAVWLLAAGFLAAVVGLGVASAPNGYVPLALTLLTPVELLVPVLAAAVGYRAVLADRARGETAVLRTFPLGSGTYVAGVYCGRLAWTLLVVVGSLLVAGLTVSTADPPADVLAQYRGLDSPVYYLRFVVLTAAFAAVVLALVVLLSALVRTARRGLVAALTLVVAVSLGADLLVVVGLGRGVVGGAALPWYLAVSPASAYRGLVVTYVVAPVAETVSRPAAPLVSAASLALWVVLSLLAAGVAAWGVTPYDRGG; this is encoded by the coding sequence GTGGTCGACGCGGAGCGGTTCACCAAGGTCTTCGAGCGGGAACTCGCGACGCTGCGGCGGAGCCGGGCGGTCTGGCTGCTCGCCGCTGGCTTCCTCGCGGCGGTCGTCGGGCTCGGCGTCGCGAGTGCGCCGAACGGCTACGTGCCGCTCGCGCTGACGCTGCTGACGCCGGTCGAACTCCTCGTCCCGGTGCTGGCGGCCGCGGTCGGCTACCGCGCGGTGCTCGCGGACCGCGCCCGCGGGGAGACGGCCGTCCTCCGGACGTTCCCGTTGGGCTCCGGGACGTACGTCGCGGGCGTCTACTGCGGGCGGCTCGCGTGGACGCTGCTCGTCGTCGTCGGGTCGCTGCTCGTGGCGGGGCTGACGGTGTCGACGGCCGACCCGCCCGCCGACGTGCTGGCCCAGTACCGCGGGCTCGACTCGCCGGTGTACTACCTGCGCTTCGTCGTCCTGACCGCGGCCTTCGCCGCCGTCGTGCTCGCGCTGGTCGTCCTCCTGTCGGCGCTCGTCCGGACCGCCCGGCGCGGCCTCGTCGCCGCCCTCACGCTCGTCGTCGCGGTGTCGCTCGGCGCTGACCTGCTGGTCGTGGTCGGCCTCGGCCGGGGCGTCGTCGGCGGGGCGGCGTTGCCGTGGTATCTCGCGGTGAGCCCCGCGAGCGCGTACCGCGGGCTGGTGGTGACCTACGTCGTCGCGCCCGTCGCCGAGACGGTCTCCCGGCCCGCCGCGCCGCTGGTGAGCGCCGCCTCCCTCGCGCTCTGGGTCGTCCTGTCGCTCCTGGCGGCGGGGGTCGCGGCGTGGGGCGTTACGCCCTACGACCGCGGCGGGTGA
- a CDS encoding serine/threonine-protein kinase RIO2 yields MVQNVAEMLPDLEPEDFYLLSGVEQGMRFSEWVRREKLPEFSRLTQEDVDYRLDRCLDRDLIERKTIQYEGYRLKFEGYDALALHAFVERDTISGFGSSLGVGKESDVYEVQSYKPLALKYHREGFTNFREVMKERDYTSDREHVSWLYTARKAAEREYEALEAVYPDVSVPRPVDQNRHAIVMEKIDGVELSRTRLEDEQVLPVLGLILDELAEAYDQGRVHADMSEYNVFVNEQGITIFDWPQSVPTDHENAEEFLERDVDNVVGYFRRKYPQLVPDDADVPGIAAAVADGDGDRARSLLGL; encoded by the coding sequence ATGGTGCAGAACGTCGCCGAGATGCTCCCCGACCTCGAACCCGAGGACTTCTACCTGCTGTCGGGCGTCGAACAGGGGATGCGGTTCTCGGAGTGGGTGCGACGCGAGAAGCTCCCGGAGTTCTCGCGGCTGACACAGGAGGACGTCGACTACCGCCTCGACCGGTGTCTCGACCGCGACCTGATAGAGCGCAAGACGATCCAGTACGAGGGTTACCGGCTGAAGTTCGAGGGGTACGACGCGCTGGCGCTCCATGCCTTCGTCGAGCGCGATACGATCTCCGGATTCGGCTCCTCCCTGGGCGTCGGGAAGGAAAGCGACGTGTACGAGGTTCAGTCGTACAAGCCCCTCGCCCTGAAGTATCACCGCGAGGGCTTCACCAACTTCCGCGAGGTGATGAAGGAACGGGACTACACGTCCGACCGCGAACACGTCTCGTGGCTGTACACCGCGCGCAAGGCGGCCGAGCGCGAGTACGAGGCGCTCGAAGCCGTCTACCCCGACGTTTCCGTCCCCAGGCCGGTCGACCAGAACCGCCACGCTATCGTGATGGAGAAGATAGACGGGGTGGAGCTGTCCCGGACCAGGCTGGAGGACGAGCAGGTCCTCCCGGTGCTCGGGCTGATCCTCGACGAACTGGCGGAGGCGTACGACCAGGGGCGGGTCCACGCCGACATGAGCGAGTACAACGTCTTCGTCAACGAGCAGGGGATCACGATCTTCGACTGGCCCCAGTCGGTCCCGACCGACCACGAGAACGCCGAGGAGTTCCTCGAACGCGACGTCGACAACGTGGTCGGCTACTTCCGGCGCAAATACCCCCAGCTCGTGCCCGACGACGCCGACGTCCCGGGCATCGCCGCCGCTGTCGCCGACGGGGACGGGGACCGAGCGCGGTCGTTGCTCGGGCTGTAA
- a CDS encoding multicopper oxidase domain-containing protein has product MTDIGAPGDGMSRRAFIAATGATGVGAVAGCSAPTSNTGSTSTTATAAAQDLPTTSPPEIVNVDEQDNQLTLSSVPAVHQAHPIETMGGPVELPQVWAWQADDRDPSVPGPIIRTTEGEDMEVTLDNTDGNHPHTVHFHGVRKTWENDGVPTTTGITVPPGEKHTYEIPANTPGTHVYHCHYQTHRHIDMGMYGIFRVDPEGYEPADREYFLTVKDWDSRINRQFAGEDVSYSPRDRDPDVFTINGKVAPRTLHPEDGSPLIVSEGDTVRVHIANNGYMSHPIHMHNHRFRRVAKDGGQVPEAAQHEMDITNIAPAERHTLEFEADADPGIYLMHCHKVSHAMNGDVYPGGMVGGIVYESAMDSDIFADLMEYAGYEG; this is encoded by the coding sequence ATGACGGACATCGGTGCCCCTGGAGACGGTATGTCACGGCGAGCATTCATCGCGGCGACCGGCGCGACGGGCGTCGGCGCGGTGGCCGGCTGTTCGGCCCCGACCAGCAACACGGGGTCGACCAGTACGACGGCCACCGCGGCGGCACAGGACCTGCCGACCACCTCCCCGCCGGAGATCGTCAACGTCGACGAGCAGGACAATCAGCTGACGCTGTCCTCGGTGCCCGCGGTCCACCAGGCTCACCCCATCGAGACGATGGGCGGCCCGGTCGAACTGCCGCAGGTGTGGGCGTGGCAGGCCGACGACCGCGACCCCAGCGTCCCCGGGCCGATCATCCGGACGACGGAGGGCGAGGACATGGAAGTGACCCTCGACAACACTGACGGCAACCACCCGCACACGGTCCACTTCCACGGCGTGCGCAAGACCTGGGAGAACGACGGCGTCCCGACGACCACGGGCATCACCGTGCCGCCGGGCGAGAAACACACCTACGAGATCCCGGCCAACACCCCCGGGACCCACGTGTACCACTGCCACTACCAGACCCACCGGCACATCGACATGGGGATGTACGGCATTTTCCGTGTCGACCCCGAGGGGTACGAACCGGCCGACCGGGAGTACTTCCTGACGGTCAAGGACTGGGACTCGCGGATCAACCGCCAGTTCGCCGGCGAGGACGTGAGCTACAGCCCCCGGGACCGCGACCCCGACGTGTTCACGATAAACGGGAAGGTCGCGCCGCGCACGCTCCACCCCGAGGACGGGTCGCCGCTCATCGTCTCCGAGGGTGACACCGTCCGGGTGCACATCGCCAACAACGGGTACATGTCCCACCCGATCCACATGCACAACCACCGGTTCCGGCGCGTGGCGAAGGACGGCGGGCAGGTCCCGGAGGCCGCACAGCACGAGATGGACATCACGAACATCGCGCCCGCGGAACGCCACACCCTCGAGTTCGAGGCCGACGCCGACCCCGGCATCTACCTCATGCACTGCCACAAGGTCAGCCACGCCATGAACGGCGACGTCTACCCCGGCGGGATGGTCGGCGGCATCGTCTACGAGTCGGCGATGGACTCCGACATCTTCGCGGACCTGATGGAGTACGCGGGCTACGAGGGCTGA